The nucleotide sequence aaatcactttcaacagattcaaaatgacataaacaactttatcaatctcttagtgaaaatttgataagatagaaaaaaaattttaaaaaatatttttctctttttagttatttcaattcatgtgatttatttcatagaagtatgcctttgtccccttttttttatgccaaatgaaaatatatatttcattgtttaaaatgaaaatataagatttattactataaagatcaataagccactttcattatagtaaaaatcgataatccataaatcgcaagattcatcatgcataatttcaaattataaaaccattaaacatgatttcaaatcaatatgctcaagttttttaataaaaaccatccatcttgtttacaaccgaaaaagcaacatttTATCAttaataacttcaaaatctcatgcataatttaaatataaaatcatcgaagtaaaatacttacattatttcatataaacatgtctttttcatttatgccaaatcaaaacatgcatcattttcaaaCCTTAAAAAACAACTTTCATTAGAGTAAaaatcacaaagatcatcatgcatcgtttctaaataaaaactcattaagcatgatatcaaatcatcattacattatttcatcaaatttcataagacatttttaatcaaaattattttgtttgttaatcataaaatatgttatttttaaaatcactagaaaggtaagcatgatccaattttatttttacattttcattaattattattaaacatgtaatttttaaaaaaaaattagataattttttaaaaattaaattaaaaacaactcacgAAGAACagaaagtaatttcaaaataaactaagggagttttgtttgagttgtttacctcattatagaaagctgttgattttctccttgtcttcggatgagtttgattcatcccaaagtgcttccttcttcttgcgttcatagcaagtagttgtgttctttttactttggttctttaacttttgtttcatacaccttttaaatttcatagtgaggagttcatgttcaccatcacttgagcttatgctcgagtggtcttcaattgttctaaattcaaaatccttcgtgttctttggaaggtggttctaatGTTCGTCAAGTgtcacattagtcatttcgtaggtcattaaagacccgataagttctttgatcaaaaaagtattcaagtttttttattcttaaatagtcgttactttcaaattccaatttttagaaagagatcttaaaatcttgttaacgagttcaaaattcgaaaagcttttaccaagagcttttaaaccattgatgacatccgtaaaacaggtgtacatgtcaacaatggttttgctcggctttattcgaaaaagtttaaaatcatgcattaaaaagttaattttcgaatctttaactttgctagtgccttcatgagtgatttcgagagtgcaccatatgtcgaaagtcgtttcgcacatagaaacacgagtaaactcagttttatctaaggcgcaaaacaagacattcatagcttttgcatttagagaaaaagtcctcttctccaaatcattacaatggttcattagaagagaagacctttgaaaaccaaatttgactatatgccatatatcaagattcaatgaaagcaagaaaactctcatttgagttttccaataagtgtagttcatcccattgaaaaagagaggacaaatgagagagtaaccatcttgaaagccaaaacgagtcatttctctttgagtgttaaaccaaatgagaaacatGTGGCTCTGGTgccaactgttaggaaaagagtcggcactaagagggggggtaaaattagtgcagcggtaaaattacgtcggttcaaaaaaccttcgtacgataaaaactaatttcgatGAAAAATATTTCGGAGATAGGTTAATTTGAAAGcattttcgtaaagatagcttgaaagcgtacggaagatgcgtagtggatgtaaaacaagttaagaggtttgcagtaaagtaaattgatcaaatatagaaatgcaaaccagagaagaacacgtcgattttataatggttcggtcgtcgtgacctgcatccactccgtcaattcctcttctgtcgaggccatcggcatccactattgatctttctttaataggcgaagatcagcctccttcttacacccctcttctccttttaccgggtttaagagacaacccttacaagcatacACActtctctctaaacagaattctaagtttaagctagaggagggatttttcaaatgatttctatagcattttctcactttaaaactctctgtgcttgtgtatcttaaccagggatgagaggggtatttataggcctcaagttgattcaaacttggagcctaaaaatatctcatctcgggtttcctgggtacaggcgataccaccacctatgctgggcgataccaccgctagtgtcaacctgacactaacactgcactgggcggtatcaccgcctagtctggcggtaccaccgcctgacactgagcggtaccatcgcctgtagcctctcggagactatgtctaggcgatatcaccgcccagactggtgttaccaccgcctgacacagtctcggagattgtgccacgacggtgtcaccccTTGGGGTactgtttaggccttttcattgggcccaacacaattcttacatgggcctaactagcccctaatttggttggctcaaaaccaatcccaattacgtgctaactacgaaatctaaggcatacttaagctaaacaagccctagatcttggtttcttccgacgaacttccgacgatctcccaacaatgttccaacggactttcggcaagctcttggacttcacgatgatcttcttggcgagttccgatgagctacttccgataagctcctggacttctcggctggttcctacagaacttctgacgaacgtctggtcttccaacgaactctcgaactcccaacgaaatcatgtccttgactccgggacttcattttgctttatgccttgctatcgtagttaatcctgcacatgtaaaacacacgtcgatctagacaattattactaagcttaaatcatgttctccggcatgtcattggtccatcaatgtttcgtccgattctttggcgcatcatcctctcttgcggcctattgcccaattggtcagttgactccgcaactccgatatccttggcacaatatccgctcttcttgacccgatgcccgaatccatggcccgaagccttctatcaatacgtcgaccgatcctccgccccgatgttcaatcttctaacatgttctcctccggcccaacatgattcttcgtgctttaagtgtctcatcctgatcgaagcatcctacgtcactaaaaacgcagatcaaattataaatatttatcaattgattttattatcaaaataaaagatttaacACTATTCCTATCACAATAtaactttaaaaaataatttagaattatAAGACCAGGGCATTACATAGTAAAAAATGTGAAGTTGGAATTATAGAAAACATAAACAACAAATAGTACAGACAAAAACATCGACAAAACAAAACTAATATGTTTACTAATGCGAAAACTATATATAATTTACGTATTACTAAGATCAATCTAATTAAATATATCCATAAGCATCATCATAACAtgaatttagaaaatattttacAACAATACATACTGACAAAAGAATTACATAGATTCCTAATTGTCACAATATGGTTTTACAAAACAATTTGAAACTACAAAATCAGTgaattatatagataataatGTGAAGTTGTAAAAATAgtacaaataaaatattataataaaacaaAACATTGACGAAACAAAAACAAATGGTTTACAAAGTTGTGACAACAACGAAACAAATAGTGTATAACCAAAACATAAAGTGTCAGTGAATTATATAGTTAATAATGTGAAGTTGTAAAAAtagtataaataaaatattataataaacaaAAACATAAAGTGTTAATAATATAAAGTTTCGTTGTCGATTAACGAAAacgtcaaataaataaaaattaaatagtcCCGGCGGGGCTCGAACCCGCGACCTTCGGCTCATAAGAccaacgctctaaccaactgagctacggGACTTTACATTAATGATATCATTCTTTCTCTATAAGATGAGCGATGCGTCATGATGTCTGTCACAGGTTACAGTTTGAGCAAAGAAATAAATATTTGATacaaataaaaatttaacaaaaatGTTTTggttatttaataaaataaattaaaaacaacttGATAGAATCTATCTTAGTTCGTACTAAACTTTTAGACAACTTAGAGTAGTAATGTCACACATAGGAACAAGATGGACAGTATGCTAACTATATAAAATTGACAATGATATTCACTTGAATTTAGTGAAAATATCGAATAGAAGCTATCTGAATTCGTACTAAACATTTAGACAACTTCCAATAGTCTAAATGTCACACAGAGGAACAAGATAGATTGCTATATAAAAACGATAATGACATTCACTTAAATACCCCACTTTTtgtaacatacatacatacatacaaattataaattttttaattaattttattatggaTAAAATTAGTTATTCATATCAGAAGCTAAAATAAACCATCCACATCAAGTTCAAATGTAAAATTATGTTTATGAACTATAATTTGTACCCATTAgtggatatattatagatatattaTAACCCATTCAGTCATCCAAAACTATCTATCATGGAGCCCCAGCTCAACTACTTAGTAGCAATGCTTGCCATAGGGAAATAACAAGAGTATTAAGATGCTTAGAGGACATCATAAGTAGCGAAAGAAAGCAAGTGCATTAAGTTTGAATAAAGGAGTTAAAGAAGTTAAGGGTTGATTACTTGGTGTCATTTTTTTTTGCGACTTTGCAGGTAGATTTCTCAAGAAAAACAGTCATAGATTGCTAACTCCAATTATTCGCTCGATCTATTTAGCTTTCAACCGGCAACTAGTAAATGTTGAAGGAATCTGGACACGTATCCATCATTTGATGTGTGCTAATGATTGATTCCAAAGATGAACCCTATAAACAATCGTTCATGATGTCATTATAACACAAATCAAAGCAAAAGATCGAGGCGACACAGTATAGACCATAAAACCTAAACCAGGAAACCAAACAAACCTGAAATTGAGCGGTAAACCTAGAAACGGAGAGGACAAAGAATATCTCGAAGCGGAGATCTTATTGAGGGCCACCGAGGCCTTCAAACGggtggatgatgatgatggaagAGGCGCGCGTCGATGATGGCGAGGTAGCGGAGGAGGAGGGATTCGGAGGAGAAAGGGCAGGAGGTAAGAGCAGAAGGGCGCCCCGCGGCGCGAAGACGAAAGGTTTCGGTATAAAATAATTCTTAATACGCCTATTCGTATTTATAGCTAAAGGGCGTTCTTGTCGTTATGTGAGCTCGAGTCGGGCCGATCCAGTTGTATGTGcatgtaaataaatatatatatatatatatatataagttaaattCAAATACATTCCTCTGACTGAATTAATGTTTTTTGTGATATCTCTTTAAACATAAGTTGTAGTTAATCTCCATTAGCTATGACAATTTAGGCTTTACTATGTATCAGCATCCTTTAAGAACTAATTATAATATCAAAAACATTAAGATTTTGGTTTTTTATTTAATTCTATTTTTTTAACACAAATAAACTAATTTTGAacataattaggagttgtaaacctGAATTATATGAACATTAATGACAATAAAATAAGTGAAGAATTCTAATATTTGAAGGATAAGATTTACTATATCAAActtttataatgataaatatattatttttagaatttataagaataaatacGTTAGCACCTTACCTATTAGAGTCTAAAAATAGCTCATATAATTGGATGAGATGAGAGATATGGATAATTAAGAATGAAATATGACATTCCACAATATGATATGTTTTATATGCTAAAAGGCCAAACAAGATATAGGTGTGAGAAGTATTTGATTAAACAGAGCATGCCTTCAATATCTTTCACTCTTATGTTGTGACAATTCCAACAACAACACGACTGCTGGTTAAAGATTTGAGCAGCACTCACCAAGTTAAATAGCACAAGAAGCTTAGAAGAAAACTGTAAAAGCTTTTGATCAACCAGCATTCAGAAGTGAGAGGATAATTCACATCACATAACCAGTTTTTGCTTTATGACCATCCAAAGACGAAGTCGAGAACATAGACAAGAGCCAAGGAGAGTGGGTACAGCGAGAAGGCCACAAAACAAGTCCACAGAGGGAATGTCGTGCGGAAGCTGGTGAAGAGACCCATCACGACGCAGACGATCAAGATGACCAAGACCTCAGCCGAGAAGTCCCAGGTTAAGTGTCTCATGTAAACAAGAGCCAAGAAGACGGCCAAACAAAGAAGGTTGTTCATGGTCACCCCTCCATATATCTGCACAAGCAAATTTTAGGTCAGAATCCAATGTCATGAGAGGTTCCTGGTTTCTCAGTTCCACAACTGGACAAAGCTATGCTGTGGCTGGAGATATTATGTCTCGCGAAATGAAATCCTGGCTTTGCGCCATGAGCAAGTTGAAGATGATACGATTTATTAGCATGAAGTTTTAGTTTATGATACTAAATTGAACAGCATGCAGTAGAAGAAATTTATAACATCTAAGATATCCTTACAAAATAAGACTGCACAATTTTTATGGTAACTGAAAGAAAGAATGTTTGCATAAAGCCAAAATTGTGTTGAAGAGTTTCATATTTATGCAAACAGAAGGCAAAAACTAAGGGACAAAATCAAGACACATTTTGATAGTTTAGGTTTGTTGTCTTTAAGGCCaagcaaaagtttaaaaaatcatCTCAAGTTGATCTTCTTATGTAAACAGCATGTTGCAACTTATACTGGAAATATGATGATAAACTGTCTAATTTATTAAAGAACATAAATGTTATACAGGTTTCACATGCAAAAACTGCATCagatattttacaaaaataaatgtgTGCTGCTGTGCAGCAATTGAGTTGCTTGATAATAACATTCAGTTGATCTTTCAGTCAAAAAAACTTTTTAGTAAACATGATAAATGAATTCCATAATCTACAGGCACACCAGAATGTTCATAgtatatattaaaatatgtaGAATATGTTTTGAAGCACTGAGATATATTCTGCATAGCAATAGCAGTTGAAATACCAAGCTTAAACCTGAATGCTATGAAATATAATTTATTCTTAGTTCGTATGAACTTTATGCAAGGGTCGATATGTAACCTGTGGCCATAAGAGTGTTCTCCTTCCTGCTTTCAATGGATTACTAATTGCTATCAGTAGAAAAATGAGTTCATTTCAGCCTCTACGTAAACTTAACACCTTTCTAGGGTTAACTAAAACGAGGATTGCTAAGAGAAGTGAATCATTATTCCTAAATAAAGCATCCAAGAAATGATATGTCTCACTTGGCTTAAATTTTGTAAGTTGGACATTTACTAAGTGAGATAGACTTGTTCTCCGAAACAAAGAAAATGTAATCCATTCAAGTGGAGCAATTTTGCAGCTTAATTTTAAATGTCCAGACTTAAATTTTTTATGGTAAAAAGGAGCTTAGAAAATCTAATTCATGTCAAGGATCAAAAGTAGATTATAAATAACAGCACTAACAAAGTTGAAATGCTTAATGATCTGGACTGTTGCTATTGTTAACTTTATTCAGCATACACGCTCCCATGCTTTACGAAGTTATGAAAATAGTTACTCCAACAATTTGTCTTGGTTCAAGTGTATTATTTACCAAAAGAGACAACATGCCCTGATATTGGAAGAGAATATTATAATAAAGAAACAAACATTAATTAAGAGACGGTCAAGAAAGATAAAGTTTCTTTCGAAGAACAAACAAAGATAAAAGTCATAAATCAAAATACTTTTCTGATGTATTGAATTTTATATTAGTTGGAATAAAATCTTGGGACACAAACCTCAGAGAAAGTTAGTGAAGAAGTTCTTTGCTTCTTTCGAGTCGCAAAAATGATCGACGAGACAGCCTCACTGGAGTTGGTAGCCAGAGGCATCGCAATGAATGAAATGAAAAAGGATGGTATACTTGTAGCAACTGAAAAATTGTCAACAGCATCTACAAGAGGATCAGCAAAAATAGCCGCAAGAACTGTTCCAAGTAGTAAAAGTAGGATAGCTTTTATGCAAATCCACATGGGATTATCAACGTTTTCAACAACTTCATCACTCTGATCGAGAAGCATATTATGTTCATCCCTTGTTTTCTGCATTATCAAAAGTCCACAATTATCCATCCAAATTACATAGATGTCAACCACAACACCTTTTGGCAGAAATGAAAGAAGCAACTTACCATGTGAAATTCATGCATGAATTTTTTTGAGTAGGCACCAGAATTTGCCACGGAACGTTTAGCCTCATCAATCCATTTTGTTAATCCCACAATAAACTCATCTTCTTCGATTGAAGAATTCTGAGACGTATCGAATTCAATCATTATTTTATCAACAGCATCATCCGTGTCCAAATCTATTTCGTCAATTTGTATTCCTATGATAAGTGCTCTTAACTCAGCATGTGATAATGATCCATTTGAGTCCAAATCTAGCTTATGGAACAACCTTTGACCAACCAACAAATCAGATCAGGAAAATAATTAAAACCAGCAAGCACCTTACAGTATACTAAATGGAGAATGAATACTAACTTTTTCATAACATCTACGTTAGGTTTTCCATCATCAATGAGTCGTCCAAGTGCTTGCATCTGAGCATGTCTTAGAATTCCTGATATCACATGTTTGTGCTTTGCATAAGCTAATCTTCGCCTCTGAATCCAAGGTCGAAATACCTGGTCCATACACAAGTTGTTCAAAAGAGTTCACTACCTCTTCCAGTAgatgaaattataataaaaactATCAGTAACAAGATAGTAGCAAGACCTTAAGTTATGTCCGTGGTTAATATGTAGAAGATAAATGTATGAAATATGTGACATATGAAATGAAATCTAATAAATTAGACAATTTGACTAAAGCAATCTCATTAAGAAAGATTCAACTTCATTCTGAAGCAAATTTTGCCATATCTTCATGATAGTATCTATGTGGCTATCAATTAGGCTGGTGCCACTAATGTGAATTGAGACCTCTGTTGTACTAAGACATCAACCGTAAGGCATAAACATCAAGAGTAGTATTCAGTAACAACTCTAATGGTATGAATTTATAATCTCACTTTTCCATGATCAGTTTAATGAACTGAGAATTTAGTTACCCAAGCTAATAACCACCATTGAATCCTTTAATTATGTGATATAGAAGT is from Musa acuminata AAA Group cultivar baxijiao chromosome BXJ1-6, Cavendish_Baxijiao_AAA, whole genome shotgun sequence and encodes:
- the LOC135676714 gene encoding sodium/calcium exchanger NCL1-like produces the protein MARRVSFPPPLLLVSLCLLPLLLFAGRGAHGRFISSPADEASADLLLSDGVSSRPASESQTLLLPRLPWPRSSRVFAAGQCEQTYGFLPCTTTVVGNMYLVIAYGFLMYKAATYLSSGSELLLEIMGPGIVGGLFLPILGALPDAMLILVSGLSGSRETAQNQVLIGMGLLAGSTVMLLTVLWGSCIIVGKCDLSDNSTSIDSQDTKAFSLFGSGVSTDLQTSYAARIMAISIVPFIIVQLPRIFNFPSGQSLAVLLSLIVAIVLLVSYCLYQVFRPWIQRRRLAYAKHKHVISGILRHAQMQALGRLIDDGKPNVDVMKKLFHKLDLDSNGSLSHAELRALIIGIQIDEIDLDTDDAVDKIMIEFDTSQNSSIEEDEFIVGLTKWIDEAKRSVANSGAYSKKFMHEFHMKTRDEHNMLLDQSDEVVENVDNPMWICIKAILLLLLGTVLAAIFADPLVDAVDNFSVATSIPSFFISFIAMPLATNSSEAVSSIIFATRKKQRTSSLTFSEIYGGVTMNNLLCLAVFLALVYMRHLTWDFSAEVLVILIVCVVMGLFTSFRTTFPLWTCFVAFSLYPLSLALVYVLDFVFGWS